One genomic region from Mycobacterium basiliense encodes:
- a CDS encoding PE family protein has product MSYVIAAPEIVAAAASDLANIGSAIGVANATAAVPTTSVLAAAADEVSAAIAAVFGAHGQAYQALSAQATAFHAEFVEALSTAAGSYAAAEAANAAQTLLGAVNAPAQALLGRPLIGNGIDGTAANPNGGDGGLLYGNGGNGYSQTDGGLAGGNGGSAGLIGNGGNGGAGGGYLLGAGGAGGAGGNGGVLYGNGGTGGAGGSGTTSYGAAGVGGNALLFGNGGTGGSGLGAGANGGNAVFGNGGSGGAGAGGVGGNGGNTLIGTGGTGGAGGGAFGVGGHGSYAAGDGGSVGLWGSGGAGGQGTAPPADSGFAGGDGGNGGNGGLLYGDGGAGGAGGLGADYSSLFYNAGNGGNGGVGGNASLFGNGGAGGVGGAGGTGSSLSYGGHGGDGGNGGTDGLFFGKGGAGGNGGAGGGTTSSGTGGSGGVGGTGGSSFLGTGGTGGAGGAGGTATGSGASGAGGVGGNGGYNGFIGTGGAGGAGGAGGGGGQGAAGGNGGGGGDAAGVFGTGGAGGTGGAGGTTTANGGTGGAAGLGGNGGNASSIIGLGGAGGTGGTGGAATGTGATTGADGGTGGNGGNATGLINFGGQGGVGGTGGAGATPGADGAGGIGGSPGGQPGAAAAASVSALLPANLSGSAAAAGGAYQDLFTNTVANLQSIGATWAANPAPFLGQILINQFGYGQLVFTALGNATRDFALGLAGLPPAFQSAFQALVAGDVGGAVSDIAEGLSKLVVTGVDTSDLANIKVLGPVGDLLPILSIPGDSAFNFANVIKTPTDTTVSVEFASYIPPTINATLGLPVALTLDAAGSAVTSANALGTSVTAVVNAVQAGNWPAAIGALVDAPAVVANGFLNGQGTITVPLSVPVVDSAVINFPVNGILVPPHAYTATVVIAGLSYDVPIGGTPIGGIVPGLLNYAPQQFAKAIGA; this is encoded by the coding sequence ATGTCGTATGTGATTGCGGCGCCGGAGATTGTGGCGGCGGCAGCGTCGGATTTGGCGAATATCGGTTCGGCTATCGGCGTGGCCAACGCGACGGCGGCCGTTCCGACGACGTCGGTGCTGGCCGCGGCCGCCGACGAGGTCTCAGCGGCCATCGCAGCGGTGTTCGGCGCGCACGGTCAGGCCTATCAGGCCCTCAGCGCGCAAGCGACGGCGTTTCACGCCGAGTTTGTCGAAGCCTTGAGCACGGCCGCCGGCTCCTATGCCGCCGCCGAGGCCGCCAACGCCGCCCAAACCCTGCTGGGTGCGGTCAATGCTCCCGCCCAGGCGCTGCTGGGGCGCCCGCTGATCGGCAACGGTATCGATGGGACGGCGGCGAACCCGAACGGCGGGGACGGCGGGCTGCTGTATGGCAACGGTGGCAACGGGTATAGCCAAACGGACGGCGGGCTGGCCGGCGGCAACGGCGGGAGCGCCGGGTTGATCGGCAACGGCGGAAACGGTGGGGCCGGCGGCGGTTACCTTCTCGGTGCCGGTGGGGCCGGTGGGGCCGGCGGCAACGGCGGGGTGCTATACGGCAACGGCGGCACCGGTGGCGCCGGCGGCAGTGGGACAACGAGTTACGGCGCCGCGGGGGTCGGCGGCAACGCGCTGCTGTTCGGTAACGGCGGCACCGGTGGAAGCGGACTGGGGGCCGGCGCCAACGGCGGCAATGCGGTGTTCGGCAACGGCGGTAGCGGCGGCGCCGGTGCGGGCGGCGTCGGCGGCAACGGCGGGAATACCTTGATCGGCACCGGCGGCACCGGCGGGGCCGGCGGAGGGGCCTTTGGCGTTGGGGGCCACGGGTCCTACGCCGCCGGGGACGGCGGCAGCGTCGGGCTGTGGGGCTCGGGCGGTGCCGGCGGCCAAGGCACGGCACCGCCGGCGGATAGTGGCTTCGCCGGGGGCGATGGCGGCAACGGCGGCAACGGCGGGCTGCTCTACGGCGACGGCGGTGCTGGCGGGGCCGGAGGCCTGGGTGCGGATTACAGTTCGCTGTTCTACAACGCCGGTAACGGTGGTAACGGCGGCGTGGGCGGCAACGCCAGCCTCTTCGGCAACGGTGGAGCCGGCGGGGTCGGTGGCGCTGGCGGGACTGGCAGCAGTTTGTCTTACGGTGGCCACGGCGGCGACGGCGGCAACGGCGGCACCGACGGGTTGTTCTTCGGCAAGGGCGGCGCCGGCGGCAACGGTGGAGCCGGCGGAGGAACCACCAGTAGCGGCACCGGCGGTTCCGGTGGTGTGGGCGGTACCGGGGGCAGCAGCTTCCTCGGAACCGGAGGTACCGGCGGAGCAGGCGGAGCAGGCGGGACAGCTACCGGCTCCGGTGCCAGTGGCGCCGGCGGTGTGGGCGGCAACGGCGGCTACAACGGGTTTATCGGTACCGGTGGGGCCGGCGGAGCGGGTGGTGCCGGCGGAGGCGGCGGCCAGGGCGCGGCCGGTGGGAACGGCGGTGGCGGCGGAGACGCCGCCGGCGTCTTCGGCACCGGCGGCGCCGGTGGCACCGGCGGTGCCGGCGGCACCACCACCGCCAACGGCGGGACCGGTGGGGCCGCCGGGCTTGGCGGCAACGGCGGAAACGCCAGCAGCATCATCGGTCTCGGTGGCGCCGGTGGCACCGGCGGCACCGGTGGCGCCGCGACCGGAACCGGCGCGACAACCGGAGCAGACGGCGGCACCGGTGGTAACGGCGGCAACGCCACCGGCCTTATCAATTTCGGCGGCCAAGGTGGGGTAGGTGGCACCGGCGGGGCCGGCGCCACCCCTGGGGCCGACGGAGCGGGCGGCATCGGCGGCAGCCCCGGCGGCCAACCCGGCGCCGCCGCCGCGGCCAGCGTGTCCGCGCTGTTGCCAGCCAATCTGAGCGGCAGTGCGGCCGCGGCCGGCGGCGCGTACCAAGACCTCTTCACAAATACGGTCGCCAATCTACAAAGCATTGGCGCTACCTGGGCCGCCAACCCGGCACCTTTCCTGGGTCAGATACTCATCAACCAGTTCGGCTACGGCCAGCTGGTCTTCACGGCGCTCGGAAATGCCACCAGAGACTTCGCTCTCGGGCTGGCCGGCTTGCCTCCTGCCTTCCAATCCGCCTTTCAAGCCCTGGTGGCCGGCGATGTCGGGGGCGCGGTGAGCGACATTGCGGAAGGCCTGTCAAAACTGGTCGTTACCGGTGTGGACACCAGTGATTTGGCGAATATCAAGGTGCTCGGTCCCGTGGGAGACCTGCTGCCCATCCTGAGCATCCCCGGAGACAGCGCATTCAACTTCGCCAACGTGATCAAGACGCCCACGGACACGACCGTCTCGGTGGAGTTCGCGAGCTACATCCCGCCCACCATCAACGCCACTCTTGGGCTGCCGGTGGCGTTGACCCTTGATGCGGCAGGTTCAGCGGTGACCAGCGCAAACGCCTTGGGCACCAGCGTGACAGCGGTGGTCAACGCCGTGCAGGCCGGCAACTGGCCGGCGGCGATCGGCGCCCTCGTGGACGCTCCCGCCGTGGTTGCCAACGGCTTTCTCAACGGGCAAGGCACCATAACCGTGCCGCTGTCGGTACCAGTGGTGGATTCGGCGGTGATCAATTTCCCGGTCAATGGGATTCTGGTGCCCCCCCACGCCTATACCGCGACGGTGGTGATCGCAGGGCTGTCGTATGACGTGCCCATCGGTGGCACACCCATCGGTGGCATCGTGCCCGGGCTGCTGAACTATGCACCCCAACAGTTCGCAAAGGCGATAGGCGCGTAG
- a CDS encoding DUF5343 domain-containing protein, translating to MATDLPYTLAPNRIPAIFKEIHTSGTPPKFTAEFLKTLGFSSSNDRAMIKILRQLGFIDANSVPTERYNDYKGHNGSRALAAGLRQGWSELFLSNRDIYKLPVSDIIRRVAPITGTNESISARIANTFQKLCSIADWTEEPQAETPRQTEDLGTGDVVQKHDQGDTGETHLSGQLRLHHDIHVHLPPVSDPAVHRAIFHALKSELL from the coding sequence ATGGCCACAGATTTGCCGTACACGTTGGCACCGAACCGAATACCAGCCATCTTCAAAGAAATCCATACTTCTGGGACTCCACCAAAGTTCACGGCTGAATTCTTGAAAACGCTGGGCTTCTCATCATCGAACGACCGAGCGATGATCAAGATCTTGCGTCAGCTCGGCTTTATCGATGCGAACAGCGTACCCACCGAACGGTACAACGACTACAAGGGGCACAACGGTAGTCGCGCGCTAGCGGCGGGCCTCCGCCAAGGCTGGTCTGAACTGTTCCTCAGCAATCGCGATATTTATAAGCTGCCAGTCTCAGACATCATCCGCCGCGTAGCCCCGATCACCGGAACGAACGAATCTATATCGGCAAGGATTGCCAACACCTTCCAAAAGCTATGTTCGATTGCGGATTGGACCGAGGAACCACAAGCCGAGACACCAAGGCAGACTGAAGACTTGGGTACAGGCGATGTCGTTCAGAAGCACGACCAAGGGGACACGGGCGAGACCCACCTGAGCGGTCAACTCCGCCTTCACCACGACATCCACGTGCATCTTCCGCCTGTATCCGATCCGGCTGTGCATCGGGCCATATTCCACGCCCTGAAGTCCGAACTCCTCTGA
- a CDS encoding Swt1 family HEPN domain-containing protein — protein MPLEDFSSAIRANAMAALEAYLALHCFENAARELISDRLSEAHGSDWWNKCASNPLREKVAKRQQQEDKDRWHMRRGAAEIYYTDFGDLALLIKNNWPDFEDLFPDQNWIGARFTELEKSRNIVAHNNTLEKHERDRITLYLRDWLKQVG, from the coding sequence ATGCCGCTGGAAGATTTTTCCTCGGCGATCCGAGCCAATGCAATGGCCGCGCTTGAGGCCTACTTGGCTCTCCACTGCTTCGAAAACGCCGCGCGAGAGCTAATCTCAGATCGCCTCTCTGAGGCGCATGGGTCGGATTGGTGGAATAAGTGTGCATCAAACCCACTACGGGAAAAGGTTGCCAAACGCCAGCAGCAGGAAGACAAAGATCGCTGGCATATGCGGCGTGGCGCCGCCGAGATTTATTACACAGACTTTGGCGATCTAGCACTCTTGATCAAGAACAACTGGCCGGATTTCGAGGACCTATTCCCGGATCAAAACTGGATCGGTGCCCGGTTCACCGAGCTTGAGAAATCGCGGAACATCGTGGCGCACAATAACACCCTGGAGAAGCACGAGCGAGACCGCATCACGTTGTATCTACGAGATTGGCTTAAGCAGGTTGGATGA
- a CDS encoding tyrosine-type recombinase/integrase encodes MPTTIQGYEKIYRAHIAAVLGSRPVAAITTAEVARFRADLLAPHPCRSFVTRGKPNPQRQAAIRSGGKSAMDQRSPATVKHIVGTLKRILDTAVDDQAIPSNPVVAGRRRTTKPGSRAGQPFRHRPLTSSQVAALAAYISNVKGNPIYALVTVFAAYTGVRAAELQGLQVQDVMLSDMPGAAGAVRISRTAARRRVEPGSADPVGVRYTEIRRVYQPGSACSAVVGRRSARVLD; translated from the coding sequence GTGCCAACCACCATCCAGGGCTACGAGAAGATCTACCGCGCCCACATTGCGGCGGTGTTAGGGTCTCGGCCGGTAGCCGCCATCACCACCGCCGAAGTGGCAAGGTTTCGCGCCGATCTGTTGGCGCCACATCCTTGCCGCAGTTTCGTCACGCGGGGCAAGCCCAACCCCCAGCGCCAAGCTGCCATCCGCTCTGGTGGAAAATCCGCAATGGATCAGCGGTCGCCGGCAACGGTGAAGCACATTGTCGGCACGCTCAAGCGGATTCTTGATACAGCCGTGGACGATCAGGCCATCCCGTCCAATCCGGTTGTGGCGGGCCGTCGTCGTACAACCAAGCCTGGCAGCAGAGCGGGGCAGCCGTTCAGGCATCGCCCCCTGACGTCCAGCCAGGTTGCCGCCCTGGCGGCCTACATCAGCAACGTCAAAGGCAATCCCATTTACGCCCTGGTAACGGTGTTCGCGGCCTACACGGGTGTGCGGGCTGCCGAGCTTCAGGGTTTGCAGGTGCAGGACGTCATGTTGTCCGACATGCCGGGCGCGGCTGGCGCTGTGCGTATCAGCCGTACGGCCGCTCGTCGACGGGTAGAACCGGGATCAGCCGACCCAGTGGGTGTACGGTACACCGAAATCCGACGCGTCTACCAACCGGGTAGTGCCTGTAGCGCCGTTGTTGGCCGACGATCTGCGCGAGTACTTGACTAA
- a CDS encoding recombinase family protein: MKAIGYLRVSANRQADSGYGLEAQKQQLESFCAGNEYNLVTVFLDVMSGKKTHKLYGRAAAVAAIRAGLANVLLVNALDRASRSTLDGLQLVKDAQDEGWRVLSLDGVDSAKLEKLWLTVRMGFAEEERDKISLRTKQGLVRARQRGKQLGKPSTIDRQVVDRIVALRGQGLGTKAIAKALTEAKIPAPRSDIWNFSTVRGVLEREGVA, from the coding sequence TTGAAAGCCATTGGCTATTTACGCGTATCCGCCAATCGGCAGGCGGATAGCGGGTACGGGCTTGAAGCTCAGAAACAGCAGCTCGAATCATTCTGTGCCGGAAACGAGTACAATCTGGTCACGGTGTTTCTTGATGTCATGAGCGGCAAGAAGACACACAAGCTGTACGGTCGCGCGGCTGCCGTAGCCGCCATCAGGGCGGGCCTAGCAAACGTGTTGTTAGTCAACGCGTTAGACCGCGCTAGTCGGAGTACCTTAGACGGGCTGCAGCTTGTCAAGGATGCGCAAGACGAGGGTTGGCGGGTTCTGAGCCTTGACGGCGTTGACAGTGCCAAGCTCGAAAAGCTCTGGCTTACCGTACGTATGGGGTTCGCCGAGGAAGAACGCGACAAGATCAGTCTGCGTACAAAGCAGGGGTTGGTGAGAGCGCGGCAACGAGGGAAGCAACTTGGCAAGCCGTCAACAATCGACCGACAAGTTGTTGACCGTATTGTGGCGCTTCGCGGTCAGGGTCTTGGAACTAAGGCGATTGCTAAGGCGTTGACAGAAGCCAAAATTCCAGCACCGCGCAGTGACATCTGGAATTTCAGCACGGTGCGTGGTGTTCTCGAGCGTGAGGGTGTGGCGTAG
- a CDS encoding carboxymuconolactone decarboxylase family protein yields the protein MAASVPDGPDLTRLVRLSPGDGRLAGLARRVCARTLTLPPLPSEVAVEQPESAAEDALAEFAEQFCADVSAVTVDQRSRLVECLGNGAFAAVVSIFIADFVPRVRAGLEALDVGSHYLSWVCGPIRWDRQGDPCDVLFNEFLPGVARMRALDPVVSELVRLRGAAAHNCRLCKSLRETTALEAGGSEALYDEIGRFQVSVLLDDRAKAALRYADALIWTPAHLAVDVAAEVRSRFSDVEAIELTFDIMRNASNKVAVALGADAPRVHAGTERYLIGADGQTVFS from the coding sequence ATGGCGGCTTCGGTTCCGGATGGTCCCGACCTCACGCGGTTGGTGAGGTTGTCGCCTGGCGACGGCCGCCTGGCCGGACTGGCTCGCCGGGTGTGTGCGCGGACGCTGACACTGCCTCCCCTACCGTCCGAGGTGGCCGTGGAGCAACCCGAGTCGGCCGCCGAGGATGCCCTCGCCGAGTTCGCCGAACAATTCTGCGCCGACGTCTCTGCGGTCACCGTCGACCAGCGGTCGCGGTTGGTCGAGTGTCTGGGGAACGGCGCGTTTGCGGCCGTGGTGTCGATCTTCATCGCCGACTTTGTTCCGCGGGTGCGCGCGGGTTTGGAAGCGCTGGATGTCGGCTCGCACTATCTGAGCTGGGTGTGCGGGCCGATCCGGTGGGATCGCCAGGGGGATCCGTGCGATGTGTTGTTCAACGAATTCCTGCCCGGGGTGGCCCGGATGCGCGCCCTCGATCCCGTCGTCTCCGAACTGGTACGGCTACGTGGCGCGGCCGCGCACAACTGCCGGCTATGCAAGTCGCTGCGGGAAACCACCGCCCTGGAGGCCGGTGGTTCCGAAGCGCTCTACGACGAAATCGGGCGCTTCCAGGTCTCGGTTTTGCTCGACGACCGCGCAAAAGCAGCGCTGCGCTATGCCGATGCGTTAATTTGGACCCCTGCGCACCTCGCCGTCGACGTTGCCGCCGAGGTGCGCTCCCGGTTCTCCGACGTCGAGGCCATCGAGCTGACCTTTGACATCATGCGTAACGCCAGCAACAAGGTCGCCGTGGCGTTGGGTGCGGACGCGCCGAGGGTGCACGCGGGCACCGAGCGATATCTGATCGGCGCCGACGGTCAGACGGTGTTCAGTTGA
- a CDS encoding metallopeptidase TldD-related protein gives MINPQHVVNIVLDQAAQRGRADETMVLVVDRTEATLRWAGNSMTTNGLSTSRRVTVISIVRKGDSAFVGAVESGEVDPSVLPDLVAASQDAARSAPEAGDAAPLLADAGMPVDWEAPVPGTGPEVFADVAASLSRKFRGADRLYGYAHHSISTTFLASSTGLRRRFTQPTGAVEVNVKRGDASAWAGVGTPNFIDVPTDLLLDQLSTRLDWAQRTVALPAGRYETIMPPSTVADMMLYLAWSMSGRGAQEGRTALSAPGGGTRVGERLTDLPVTLFSDPMAPGLACSPFVAVSSSSETASVFDNGMDIDQVDWIRSGVINALAYPRATAAKFDVATAVAADNLLMTGGSADLADMIAGTERGLLLTTLWYIREVDPTTLLLTGLTRDGVYLIEDGEVTAAVNNFRFNESPLDLLRRATEAGVSETTLPREWADWATRAMMPPLRIPDFHMSSVSQAR, from the coding sequence ATGATCAATCCACAGCACGTCGTCAACATCGTCTTGGATCAGGCGGCGCAGCGCGGCCGCGCCGACGAGACCATGGTGCTGGTCGTCGACCGAACCGAGGCGACGCTGCGCTGGGCGGGCAATTCGATGACCACCAACGGGCTATCGACCAGCCGCCGGGTGACGGTTATTTCGATTGTGCGCAAAGGTGATAGCGCGTTCGTCGGTGCGGTGGAGTCCGGTGAAGTGGACCCGTCGGTGCTGCCCGATCTGGTGGCGGCATCCCAGGACGCGGCCCGTTCGGCGCCCGAGGCCGGCGATGCGGCACCGCTGCTGGCCGACGCCGGGATGCCCGTCGATTGGGAGGCACCGGTGCCGGGCACCGGTCCGGAGGTGTTCGCCGATGTCGCGGCCTCGCTGAGTCGAAAGTTCCGGGGTGCCGACCGGCTGTACGGCTACGCCCACCACAGCATTTCGACGACATTTCTGGCGTCGTCAACGGGCTTGCGGCGGCGTTTTACCCAGCCCACCGGGGCGGTGGAAGTCAATGTCAAACGCGGCGATGCCAGCGCCTGGGCGGGGGTGGGCACCCCAAACTTCATCGATGTGCCCACCGATTTGTTGCTCGATCAGCTCTCGACACGGCTGGATTGGGCGCAGCGCACGGTTGCGTTGCCGGCGGGGAGATACGAGACGATCATGCCGCCGTCGACGGTGGCCGACATGATGCTGTATCTGGCGTGGTCGATGTCGGGCCGCGGCGCGCAGGAGGGGCGTACCGCGCTGTCCGCTCCCGGCGGCGGGACCCGGGTGGGGGAGCGGCTCACCGACCTGCCGGTGACCTTGTTCTCCGACCCGATGGCGCCGGGGCTGGCGTGTTCGCCATTCGTCGCGGTGAGCAGCTCCTCGGAGACGGCGTCGGTTTTCGACAACGGGATGGACATCGACCAGGTGGACTGGATCCGCAGCGGGGTGATCAACGCGCTGGCCTATCCACGCGCCACTGCCGCCAAGTTCGACGTGGCCACCGCCGTCGCCGCCGACAACCTGTTGATGACGGGCGGGTCGGCCGATCTGGCCGACATGATCGCGGGCACCGAGCGCGGCCTGTTGCTGACCACGCTGTGGTACATCCGCGAAGTCGACCCCACCACGCTACTGCTGACCGGGCTGACCCGCGACGGGGTCTATCTGATCGAAGACGGCGAGGTAACCGCGGCAGTCAACAACTTCAGGTTCAACGAAAGCCCGTTGGACCTGCTGCGACGGGCCACCGAGGCCGGTGTCAGCGAGACGACCCTGCCGCGGGAATGGGCCGACTGGGCTACCCGCGCGATGATGCCGCCGCTGCGGATTCCGGACTTCCACATGTCGTCGGTCAGTCAGGCGCGATAG
- a CDS encoding TldD/PmbA family protein encodes MTPNRGIDADFLDLPRHALADAALSAAAAAGASHADLRIHRISTELIQLRDGELETAIVSCDLGLAVRVIVDGTWGFAAHSELAPSVAAETARRAVHVATTLAPLNTERVVLAAEPVYPDATWVSSYQIDPFGLPATEKIAVLEEYSRRLLAADGVDHASASLNAVKEQTFYADTYGSSITQQRVRLYPALQAVTVDAAAGNFDSMRTLAPPMARGWEMVAGDDIWNWTDELAQLPSLLAEKIKAPSVTAGPTDLVIDPTNLWLTIHESIGHATEYDRAIGYESAYAGTSFATPDLLGTLRYGSPVMNVTADRTVEFGLASIGYDDEGVAAQRWDLVRDGVFVGYQLDRVFAPRLGQARSNGCSYADSAFHVPIQRMANVSLQPGTDELSTADLIGRVADGIYIVGDKSWSIDMQRYNFQFTGQRFYRIKDGRLDGQLRDVAYQATTTDFWNSMEAVGGPSTWRLGGAINCGKAQPGQAAAVSHGCPSALFRGVNVLNTRTEGGR; translated from the coding sequence GTGACACCGAACCGGGGAATCGATGCCGACTTCCTGGACCTGCCGCGCCACGCTTTAGCCGACGCCGCGCTGTCGGCTGCCGCCGCGGCCGGGGCCAGCCATGCCGACCTGCGGATTCACCGCATCAGCACCGAGCTCATCCAGCTGCGCGACGGGGAACTGGAGACCGCGATCGTCAGCTGCGATCTCGGCTTGGCGGTGCGGGTGATTGTCGACGGCACCTGGGGGTTCGCCGCTCACTCCGAGTTGGCCCCGTCGGTGGCCGCCGAGACCGCGCGTCGTGCGGTACACGTGGCCACCACGTTGGCGCCGCTGAACACCGAGCGTGTCGTGCTGGCCGCCGAACCGGTTTACCCCGACGCCACCTGGGTGTCCAGCTATCAGATTGACCCGTTCGGCCTGCCGGCCACCGAGAAGATCGCCGTGCTGGAGGAGTACTCGCGGCGCCTGCTGGCCGCCGACGGCGTCGACCACGCCTCGGCCAGCCTGAACGCGGTCAAAGAACAGACGTTCTACGCCGACACCTACGGATCGTCGATCACTCAGCAGCGGGTGCGGTTGTATCCGGCGCTTCAGGCGGTGACCGTCGACGCCGCGGCCGGCAACTTCGATTCGATGCGCACCCTGGCGCCGCCGATGGCCCGCGGCTGGGAAATGGTGGCCGGTGACGACATCTGGAACTGGACCGACGAGCTTGCGCAGCTGCCGTCGCTGCTGGCCGAAAAGATCAAAGCTCCCAGCGTGACTGCGGGGCCCACCGACCTGGTGATCGATCCGACCAACCTCTGGCTGACGATCCACGAATCCATTGGCCATGCGACCGAATACGACCGGGCGATCGGATACGAATCGGCCTACGCCGGTACCTCGTTCGCCACGCCCGATCTGCTCGGTACCCTGCGCTACGGGTCGCCGGTGATGAACGTGACCGCCGACCGCACCGTTGAATTCGGCCTGGCCAGTATCGGTTACGACGATGAAGGGGTGGCCGCGCAACGCTGGGATCTGGTGCGTGATGGGGTGTTTGTCGGTTATCAACTTGACCGGGTGTTCGCGCCGCGGCTCGGCCAGGCGCGCTCCAACGGGTGCTCGTATGCCGACTCGGCCTTTCATGTGCCGATCCAGCGGATGGCCAATGTGTCATTGCAGCCCGGAACAGACGAGCTCAGCACGGCCGATCTGATCGGCCGAGTCGCCGACGGCATTTACATTGTCGGCGACAAGTCATGGTCAATTGACATGCAGCGGTATAACTTTCAGTTCACCGGCCAGCGCTTCTACCGCATCAAAGACGGTCGGCTGGACGGTCAGCTGCGCGATGTCGCATATCAGGCCACCACCACTGATTTCTGGAATTCCATGGAAGCGGTGGGCGGTCCGTCGACCTGGCGGCTGGGCGGCGCGATCAACTGCGGCAAAGCCCAGCCTGGCCAGGCGGCCGCGGTCAGTCACGGTTGTCCTTCAGCGCTGTTCCGTGGCGTCAACGTGCTCAATACCCGTACCGAGGGCGGCCGATGA
- a CDS encoding carbohydrate ABC transporter permease yields MRATPRRTTALAYALLAPSLFGVLAFLLLPILVVIWLSLYRWDLLGPLHYVGLANWRSVLADSDFGNSLVVTAIFVAIVVPAQTVLGLLAAIMLARRLPGTNFFRTLYVLPWICAPLAIAVMWRWILAPTDGAVSTLLGRRIEWLTDPDLALPLVAAVVVWTNVGYVSLSFLAGLLAIPDDIHSAARTDGATTWQRFWRITLPMLRPTTFFVLVTGIVSTAQIFDIVYALTGGGPEGSTDLVAHQIYAEAFGSAAIGRASVMAVVLFVILVGVTFVQHMYFRRRISYDLT; encoded by the coding sequence ATGCGCGCCACGCCACGTCGGACCACCGCGCTGGCATATGCCTTACTGGCGCCCAGCCTGTTCGGCGTGCTCGCCTTCTTGTTGCTGCCGATTCTGGTGGTCATCTGGCTCAGCCTGTACCGCTGGGACCTGCTCGGCCCGCTGCATTACGTCGGCCTGGCCAATTGGCGATCGGTGCTCGCTGACTCCGATTTCGGTAACTCGCTGGTGGTCACGGCGATCTTTGTGGCAATCGTCGTTCCAGCGCAAACGGTGCTGGGATTGCTCGCGGCGATTATGCTGGCCCGGCGCCTTCCGGGCACCAACTTTTTTCGCACCCTCTATGTACTGCCTTGGATCTGCGCCCCACTGGCGATCGCGGTGATGTGGCGCTGGATCCTGGCGCCCACCGACGGTGCCGTCAGCACGCTACTGGGGCGCCGGATCGAATGGCTCACCGATCCCGATCTTGCCCTACCGCTGGTTGCTGCCGTGGTCGTCTGGACCAACGTCGGCTACGTCTCGCTGTCATTTCTGGCCGGCTTGCTGGCCATCCCCGACGACATTCACTCCGCGGCACGCACCGACGGCGCCACCACCTGGCAGCGCTTCTGGCGGATCACGCTGCCCATGCTGAGACCGACAACCTTTTTTGTCTTGGTCACCGGAATCGTCAGCACCGCACAGATTTTCGATATTGTGTATGCGCTTACCGGCGGCGGCCCGGAGGGCAGCACCGACCTGGTGGCCCACCAAATCTACGCCGAGGCGTTCGGTTCGGCGGCAATCGGGCGGGCATCGGTCATGGCCGTGGTGCTGTTCGTCATTCTGGTCGGAGTCACCTTCGTCCAGCACATGTACTTCCGACGACGGATCAGCTATGACCTCACCTAG
- a CDS encoding carbohydrate ABC transporter permease, giving the protein MTSPSRALPHVAIYAGLLLGAVITLLPFLLGLLTSFTSAHQFATGTPLQLPHPPTLSNYADLAGAGFGRAAMVTALMTAVILLGQMTFSVLAAYAFARLDFPGREGLFWVYIATLMVPATVTVVPLYLMMAQLGLRNTFWALVLPFLFGSPYAIFLLREHFRLIPNDLINAARLDGANTLDVLVHVVLPSSRPVLAAMTLITVVSQWNNFMWPLVITSGHKWRVLTVATADLQSRFNSQWTLVMAATTVAILPLIVLFVAAQRHIVSSIVVSGLK; this is encoded by the coding sequence ATGACCTCACCTAGCCGCGCCCTGCCGCACGTGGCGATCTACGCCGGCCTGTTGTTGGGTGCGGTGATCACGTTGCTCCCGTTTTTGCTCGGGTTGCTGACCTCGTTCACCTCCGCACACCAATTCGCGACGGGCACGCCGCTACAGCTGCCGCACCCGCCGACGTTGTCCAACTACGCCGATCTGGCCGGCGCCGGGTTCGGCCGCGCGGCGATGGTGACCGCATTGATGACGGCGGTGATTCTGCTCGGCCAGATGACCTTTTCGGTGCTGGCCGCCTACGCGTTTGCCCGACTGGACTTTCCCGGTCGTGAGGGATTGTTTTGGGTCTACATCGCGACGTTGATGGTGCCGGCGACGGTCACGGTGGTGCCGCTGTATCTGATGATGGCCCAGCTGGGCCTGCGGAACACATTCTGGGCGTTGGTGTTGCCTTTCCTATTCGGGTCACCCTATGCGATCTTCTTGCTGCGCGAGCACTTCCGCCTCATCCCCAACGATTTGATCAACGCCGCGCGGCTCGACGGTGCGAACACACTCGACGTGTTGGTGCATGTGGTGCTGCCCTCTAGCCGCCCGGTGCTGGCGGCCATGACGCTGATCACCGTGGTCTCGCAGTGGAACAACTTCATGTGGCCGTTGGTAATCACCAGCGGCCACAAGTGGCGGGTGTTGACGGTGGCCACGGCCGACCTGCAGTCGCGGTTCAACTCCCAGTGGACGCTGGTGATGGCGGCCACGACGGTCGCAATCCTGCCGCTGATCGTTCTTTTCGTCGCGGCCCAGCGGCACATCGTGTCTTCGATCGTCGTCTCGGGACTCAAATGA